In a genomic window of Candidatus Competibacteraceae bacterium:
- the xth gene encoding exodeoxyribonuclease III, whose amino-acid sequence MKIATWNVNSLNVRLPHVLDWLRAEQPDLLALQETKLTDADFPTLDIAEAGYQAVFSGQKTYNGVALLSRLPARDIVTGLPGSDDPQRRVLGATVGGARILNLYVPNGQAVGSEKYAYKLDWLDRLADWLTTELTQHSQLVVLGDFNIAPEDRDVHDPAAWAGHILCSGPERAAFRRLLSLDLQDTFRLFPQEEQTFSWWDYRAGAFRRNRGLRIDHILANPALATTCTSCRVDKTPRRLERPSDHAPVIAQFAIDLN is encoded by the coding sequence CTGAAAATCGCGACCTGGAATGTCAATTCCTTGAACGTGCGCCTGCCGCACGTGCTGGACTGGCTGCGCGCCGAACAGCCCGACCTGCTGGCGCTCCAGGAAACCAAGCTCACCGATGCGGATTTCCCGACGTTGGACATCGCTGAAGCGGGCTATCAAGCCGTATTTTCCGGTCAGAAAACTTATAACGGCGTGGCGCTTCTCAGCCGGCTGCCAGCTCGCGACATTGTGACTGGTCTACCTGGATCGGATGACCCCCAACGACGGGTCTTGGGCGCGACGGTCGGCGGCGCGCGCATCTTGAATCTCTATGTTCCCAACGGCCAGGCGGTCGGCTCCGAAAAATACGCTTACAAGCTCGATTGGCTGGACCGCCTCGCCGACTGGCTGACGACCGAACTGACCCAACATTCCCAACTGGTGGTGCTGGGCGATTTCAACATCGCCCCGGAAGATCGCGACGTACACGATCCCGCCGCCTGGGCCGGTCATATTTTATGCAGCGGACCGGAGCGGGCCGCGTTTCGGCGGTTGCTGAGCTTGGATTTGCAAGACACGTTCCGCTTGTTTCCACAAGAAGAACAGACTTTTAGCTGGTGGGATTACCGCGCTGGCGCCTTTCGCCGCAACAGGGGCCTGCGCATCGATCATATTCTCGCCAATCCCGCATTGGCGACAACCTGTACGAGTTGCCGCGTGGACAAAACGCCGCGCCGGCTGGAACGCCCGTCCGATCACGCGCCCGTGATCGCCCAATTCGCCATCGACCTCAACTGA
- a CDS encoding CHASE2 domain-containing protein, translating into MSLISRPMARSLLTTIIAAGLTLVIANLSFFSLIELKGLDLLFTLRGVRPPPSQIVIVAIDELSLAEIKRQWPWPRSTHARLIRQLAEAGAKVVGLDILFAEPSESQEDNELEQAIQETGNVVLVSALGVVNDPLFHLTTRIDPLPVLAKVAAVGSPIITVDADGVVRRSRLLSPGLSSFALQVVGKYLSAPERNVLSKQDFYKELLIDYRGPPRTITTVSYYQALDYKRLLPPGIFEDKIVLVGRSLETIPEAQHLSGDTFFTPFSWVSSNATAGVEIQATLISNLLEGSFVKELSKLSHTILIVAVTLLSGLILVVSRPIVSLLAMVAITAVLCVIAHVIFTAFTVWVPIVSGALGIMLVYGGHLLARSLGMEQERRRTLEEANRTLEAKITERTQELTDVNQQLTNRNQQLEVAYKDLARTQEQLIHSEKMASLGLLVAGIAHELNNPISFVHNNLEFIEEYIERLSKIVLAYSNLDGLNGQKRRHGDKQKEIAKFDTIEKTLQELIASCRTGADRVKQIVLDLRTFSRTDDLGLVMADLQSGIESSLNLLSREHKDRITIHREYNSLPLVECYAGQINQVFMNLLQNAAQAIPERGQVWIKTESFSDWVRVAIKDTGKGIPAKDLERIFDPFFTTKPIGEGTGLGLSISYGIVEKHGGRITVASALGEGTEFAVELPVHMSRKIA; encoded by the coding sequence ATGTCCCTAATATCCCGGCCGATGGCAAGGAGCCTGCTCACTACCATCATCGCCGCAGGGTTGACCTTGGTCATCGCCAATCTGTCCTTTTTCTCGTTGATAGAGTTAAAAGGGCTGGATTTGTTATTCACTCTCCGCGGCGTTCGACCTCCGCCCAGTCAAATCGTCATCGTCGCCATTGATGAGCTGTCCTTGGCTGAGATAAAGCGACAATGGCCTTGGCCGCGCAGCACTCACGCACGCTTGATACGGCAGCTTGCTGAGGCGGGAGCTAAAGTGGTCGGGCTGGATATACTGTTTGCGGAGCCTTCCGAATCTCAGGAAGATAATGAGCTGGAACAGGCTATTCAGGAGACGGGAAACGTTGTATTGGTGAGCGCCTTGGGCGTTGTGAACGACCCGTTGTTTCACCTTACCACCCGTATCGATCCCCTGCCTGTTTTGGCCAAGGTGGCTGCGGTGGGCAGCCCCATCATCACCGTCGATGCCGATGGAGTCGTGCGCCGATCCCGCTTGCTCTCGCCTGGTCTGTCGTCTTTCGCGTTGCAGGTCGTCGGAAAGTATTTGTCGGCGCCGGAACGAAACGTATTGAGCAAACAGGATTTTTATAAGGAATTATTGATTGACTATCGCGGGCCTCCTCGAACGATAACCACGGTTTCCTACTATCAAGCGCTGGATTATAAGCGGCTGTTGCCGCCCGGAATCTTCGAGGACAAGATCGTTTTAGTGGGCCGCTCGCTAGAAACCATTCCAGAAGCCCAGCATTTGTCCGGCGATACTTTTTTTACGCCGTTTTCTTGGGTGTCGAGTAATGCGACCGCTGGGGTCGAGATTCAGGCCACGCTGATCAGTAATTTGCTGGAAGGCTCTTTTGTCAAGGAGCTCAGCAAGCTGTCACACACGATTTTAATAGTGGCCGTAACCTTGCTGTCGGGGTTGATCTTGGTTGTTTCAAGGCCAATCGTGAGTTTGCTGGCCATGGTTGCGATCACGGCCGTTTTGTGCGTGATCGCGCATGTGATTTTTACGGCGTTCACGGTTTGGGTGCCTATTGTTTCCGGCGCGCTAGGCATCATGCTGGTGTACGGCGGCCATTTGCTGGCGCGCTCCCTGGGCATGGAGCAGGAGCGCCGGCGGACCCTGGAAGAAGCCAACCGCACGCTGGAAGCCAAGATTACCGAACGCACTCAGGAGCTGACCGACGTCAACCAGCAACTGACTAACCGCAACCAACAGCTTGAGGTGGCCTACAAAGACCTGGCCCGCACCCAAGAGCAACTGATTCACTCAGAAAAAATGGCTTCGTTGGGTTTATTAGTCGCTGGAATTGCTCACGAATTGAACAATCCGATCAGTTTCGTGCATAATAACTTAGAGTTTATCGAAGAATACATCGAACGCCTCAGCAAAATCGTCTTGGCATATTCTAATTTGGATGGCCTAAACGGCCAAAAACGCCGTCACGGCGATAAACAAAAAGAAATTGCCAAATTCGATACCATAGAAAAAACGCTACAGGAGCTGATCGCCAGTTGTAGGACCGGCGCTGATAGAGTGAAGCAAATCGTGCTGGATTTGCGGACTTTTTCACGTACCGATGATCTGGGTTTGGTGATGGCGGATTTGCAAAGCGGTATCGAATCCAGCTTGAATTTATTATCGCGAGAACACAAGGATCGAATCACCATTCATCGCGAATATAACAGCTTGCCTCTCGTAGAATGCTATGCGGGTCAAATTAATCAGGTATTTATGAATTTATTACAAAATGCCGCCCAAGCAATTCCTGAAAGAGGCCAGGTTTGGATCAAAACAGAGTCTTTCAGCGATTGGGTTAGAGTAGCTATCAAGGACACCGGAAAAGGTATTCCCGCCAAGGATTTGGAGAGAATTTTCGATCCTTTTTTCACGACCAAACCTATTGGTGAGGGTACGGGCCTAGGGCTTAGCATTTCTTATGGGATTGTCGAAAAACACGGTGGCAGGATCACGGTCGCGAGTGCGTTGGGAGAAGGTACGGAGTTTGCGGTCGAACTGCCTGTGCACATGAGTAGGAAAATCGCATGA